The genomic segment GACGAGTTCGCCGAGGCGCACCTCACACCTCACCCCTCGAAAACCGTGCGCCCGCCCGGCATCGAGGGGTGCATCGCATGGATGGAGTGCAGACTTGTCGAGGAGATCTGCAGGGAAAAATATGTGCTCGTCATCGGGAAGGTCGAGCACCTCGAAGGCAATGACCGCTTCTTCACCCCGGACGGAGAGATGAACCCTGCCGCCCGGCCGCTCTGCATGATCTGCGGAAACAAAGGGATGCAGTTTACCTATCCTGAACCAACCGGGCACTTTGCCACATATGCCGAGATGTTTCTCAAAAAGGAGAGGACATGAAGAGCGAAGAGCACTTCCATGACCGTGCCGATGCCTACGAGGATCTGATCGTTGGAATTGTCCCTGATGCACGGGCATTTTTCGGCGCGGCCGTCTCATCTGTTCCCGGAGGAGAGGTCTCGGTCCTCGAACTCGGGAGCGGCACCGGCTACGTGACAGAGATGGTGCTCCGTGCCAACCCCGAGGCGGCGGTCACCTGCATCGACATGGACCCGGCCATGCTCGCCGTGGCACGGAGAAAAGAGGCCCTCCGGGGAGTCTCGTTTCTCGAAGACGACTTCAGGGACATCTGGCCAGAGGGACAGTTCGATATCGTCCTCACCTCCCTCTGCCTCCACCACCTCCCCGACTCCGACCGTGCCGCCGTCGTCAGGCGCATCCACACAACCCTGCGGCCGGGAGGGGTCTTTGTCAACGGCGACGTCTTCCGGGGAGTGACGCCGGAAGAAGAGGAGGCAGACTGTCGTCTCTGGCGGCAGGCAATGGCGGAAAACGGTCTCCCCGTCGAAGAAATAGAAGCGATGCTCGCACGGCGGGAGAAGAACACCGCCTGCCCGGACACCCTCCCCGCATACCTGCAGAAGATGAAGGATGCTGGTTTCACGCAGATCACCTGTCCCTATCGTCACAGCATCTATGCCGTCGTCGCCGCCACCCGATGACCGGGGCCGCATATTCGCGGTCCCGATAAAAATAGTGAGTGTATGATCAGGGCGACCTGATCTTCACAGCAAGGATGCAGAGCAGAAGGACCGCCGTGACCGCGTTCGCAATTATGATCGCAGGGTCGTCCCTGACCATGCCATATACGAACCAGAGGATGAGACCTGCGAGGAAGCAGACGAGCATCGCATAGGAGAAGTCGTGCGCCGACCGCGTCCGCAGGGTCTGCGCCACCTGCGGGATGAAGGAGAGGGTCGTGAGCGAACCTGCCGCAAGGCCGAGGAGGTGTATCGAGTCCATGGGATCAGATATTCCCGGTGTGACGGGCGCCCGGATATACTTTTAGCTCATTCTCCCCGCACCGACAGGAGAGATCAGGATTTTTCTATGTGCTGTTTTTCGGGCGAAACCGTCATACTCAGGTTGATCTCTCCTCTCTGATCGCCTGAAACGTCACCTCATGAGCGAATCCACAGAGCCATTTTTCGCTCACAACAGAAAAAGAGGCTGGTGCGCCCCGTGGAAAAAAAGGGAAAAGAAGGATTTACTCCTTCTGGAAGATGTTGAAGATCTGGTCGCTGCCTGTACCGGTAAGGCGGGCCCTCTCTTCGTTCTCCTCGACCAGTGCAAGCACCGGCAGGGTCATGTCGACGCCCGGCACAAAGCCGAA from the Methanofollis sp. genome contains:
- a CDS encoding flavin reductase family protein produces the protein MELQPYRREGVLPLPVVLISTISPEGILNAAPWGNITPVLRPLDEIVLASWVKRDTLDNIRATGEFVVNVPTVDMSREVMVCARNYPPEIDEFAEAHLTPHPSKTVRPPGIEGCIAWMECRLVEEICREKYVLVIGKVEHLEGNDRFFTPDGEMNPAARPLCMICGNKGMQFTYPEPTGHFATYAEMFLKKERT
- a CDS encoding class I SAM-dependent methyltransferase, whose protein sequence is MKSEEHFHDRADAYEDLIVGIVPDARAFFGAAVSSVPGGEVSVLELGSGTGYVTEMVLRANPEAAVTCIDMDPAMLAVARRKEALRGVSFLEDDFRDIWPEGQFDIVLTSLCLHHLPDSDRAAVVRRIHTTLRPGGVFVNGDVFRGVTPEEEEADCRLWRQAMAENGLPVEEIEAMLARREKNTACPDTLPAYLQKMKDAGFTQITCPYRHSIYAVVAATR
- a CDS encoding SemiSWEET family sugar transporter; the protein is MDSIHLLGLAAGSLTTLSFIPQVAQTLRTRSAHDFSYAMLVCFLAGLILWFVYGMVRDDPAIIIANAVTAVLLLCILAVKIRSP